One part of the Pseudoliparis swirei isolate HS2019 ecotype Mariana Trench chromosome 6, NWPU_hadal_v1, whole genome shotgun sequence genome encodes these proteins:
- the LOC130194659 gene encoding septin-8-B-like yields MKKLDSKVNIIPVIAKADTISKSELHKFKIKIMSELVSNGVQIYQFPLDDETVAKVNTTMNGHLPLWERGPFAVVGSTEEVSVGNKMVKARQYPWGVVQVENESHCDFVKLREMLICS; encoded by the exons ATGAAGAAACTAGACAGCAAGGTGAACATAATCCCAGTGATCGCCAAGGCTGACACCATCAGTAAGAGCGAGCTGCACAAATTCAAGATCAAGATCATGAGCGAGCTGGTCAGCAACGGCGTGCAAATTTATCAGTTCCCCCTGGATGATGAGACTGTCGCCAAGGTCAACACTACGATGAATGGTCATTTGCCATTGTGGGAgcggggg CCATTTGCTGTGGTAGGCAGCACCGAGGAAGTCTCTGTTGGCAATAAGATGGTGAAGGCTCGTCAGTATCCCTGGGGTGTAGTTCAAGTGGAGAACGAGAGTCACTGTGACTTCGTaaagctgagggagatgttgatCTGTAGCTGA